One Gemmatimonadota bacterium genomic window carries:
- a CDS encoding isoaspartyl peptidase/L-asparaginase, whose protein sequence is MDCARGIVLGTINCDGISPTGDICGVTTTSGLAEDPRRTGDSPILGAGLYVDNDVGAAGSTGRGEANLYNLSSFIVEALRRGMSPKDAGMEALKRIKANTIESRLLNSKGNPNFNIRFFVLNKRGEWAGVSMYHAGETKFAVCTENGAQAPELSHCLPVGPRD, encoded by the coding sequence ATGGACTGTGCGCGAGGGATCGTTCTGGGGACGATCAACTGCGATGGCATCAGCCCCACCGGCGACATCTGCGGCGTGACGACGACGAGCGGGTTGGCGGAAGATCCCCGACGCACCGGCGACTCCCCCATCCTCGGCGCCGGCCTCTACGTCGACAACGACGTCGGCGCGGCCGGCTCCACTGGGCGTGGCGAGGCTAACCTGTACAACCTGTCGTCGTTCATCGTCGAGGCGCTGCGCCGCGGCATGAGTCCCAAGGATGCCGGGATGGAAGCGCTCAAGCGCATCAAGGCCAACACCATCGAAAGCCGCCTGCTCAACAGCAAGGGGAACCCGAACTTCAACATCCGCTTCTTCGTGCTCAACAAGCGCGGCGAATGGGCCGGCGTGTCGATGTATCACGCGGGGGAGACCAAGTTCGCCGTCTGCACCGAGAACGGCGCGCAGGCGCCGGAGTTGAGCCACTGCTTGCCGGTGGGCCCGAGGGACTGA